The following proteins are encoded in a genomic region of Cervus elaphus chromosome 15, mCerEla1.1, whole genome shotgun sequence:
- the LOC122709176 gene encoding uncharacterized protein LOC122709176 yields the protein MRIQHDCWHLRSVTLHLTKSVFRVREDHGGLSFNLRSPSFKTLGRKRPRSHRVKAALGPRRGGRWCEGSPDGGGGQQRGQCRGPGGRDPGPRLIPGAPRAGQCPPPSRILRGDDTRDGETGRREPVPPSDSDAGPETPGPFVAPPRHVVRVPGRRARAATGSARSQSAAISRCARPGRRRRPRVCVRVALAAPLSWGPGALLPATGLSLMHNLGTRSATGLLRDEQRGRGRVCFQNAQTLLQSGLTGRELRKRGKTTCSLRPLVPGLQRRCGRTQAPPGPGEGPLHADGGEASLTFPARAGQPARCQFYFIHQTTGSMRTGAVLTAFVYGK from the exons TCAGTGACTCTGCATCTCACAAAAAGCGTCTTCAGAGTCAGGGAGGACCACGGAGGTCTGTCATTCAACTTGAGGAGCCCGTCATTCAAAACACTGGGAAGGAAACGACCCCGATCCCACCGAGTGAAGGCGGCGCTCGGCCCCAGGCGGGGAGGTCGCTGGTGCGAAGGCAGTCCCGACGGAGGGGGTGGTCAGCAGCGGGGCCAGTGCCGGGGGCCCGGGGGCCGCGACCCGGGACCACGACTTATCCCTGGGGCGCCGCGCGCCGGGCAGTGCCCGCCACCCAGCCGGATCCTCCGCGGTGACGACACGCGAGACGGGGAGACGGGGAGACGGGAGCCAGTCCCACCGTCTGACTCTGACGCGGGGCCAGAAACGCCCGGCCCCT TTGTCGCTCCGCCGCGGCACGTCGTCCGCGTTCCCGGCCGGCGCGCGCGGGCGGCGACCGGAAGTGCGAGGAGTCAGTCCGCCGCCATTTCCCGGTGCGCGCGCCCCGGGCGTCGCCGTCGGCCTCGCGTCTGCGTCCGGGTGGCGCTCGCGGCTCCGCTGAGCTGGGGGCCCGGCGCGTTGCTGCCGGCCACCGGGCTGAGCCTCATGCACAACCTGGGGACTCGGAGCGCGACCGGCTTGCTGCGGGACGagcagagagggaggggcagagtgtGTTTCCAAAATGCCCAGACTCTTCTGCAGTCGGGACTGACGGGCCGGGAATTGCGGAAGAGAGGGAAGACCACCTGCTCCCTCCGCCCGCTTGTCCCCGGCCTCCAGCGCCGGTGTGGACGCACACAGGCCCCCCCTGGGCCCGGCGAGGGCCCCCTCCACGCGGACGGAGGGGAGGCGTCTCTGACCTTCCCTGCTCGCGCGGGTCAACCGGCTAGGTGCcag tttTACTTCATCCACCAGACTACAGGCTCCATGAGGACAGGAGCAGTTTTGACTGCTTTTGTTTATGGCaagtag